The following nucleotide sequence is from Takifugu flavidus isolate HTHZ2018 chromosome 4, ASM371156v2, whole genome shotgun sequence.
TGAACTCAAGTAAACAATCTGCCAGGATGCAGGAATATGATATTATTGTGCTTGGGACTGGAATCAAGGTAAGACAGTTCTTTTCTCTATGTGGACTGGAGTGGAAGAGGCACAGAACACAAGGCTTGatatttcctgctgtgaaaaGTCGAGTCATAACCACAACTTCTGttctcatttaaatattttttcttgCTAAGTATTAGGTTGTTTATGTATTCTCTTATATAACTCTTCTCGTTATATTGGTGCTGTCCAGAAATACCAAAAGCTTATTTACATATTCTCAAAAGTGAACCGTCACTCACAATTACTACCATTGTCTTAATAACATTTGCATTAAGAGacttttgtgtgttgttgtttttacagtttgCTTAATTACTCATTGCCAGTTGTGTTCACAGTCATAATAATATGTTGCTGGGTGGGGGGTATGCATACAGCTCATTTATATGAATTGCCTGATTTAAGAGAGTTCCAACATTGGGTTGTCATCTTGATGTTATTTATCATTAAGTGTTGattccctctctgtctcaggAATGTATTTTGTCAGGTCTAATGTCTCTAAATGGAAAGAAGGTGCTCCACATCGACAGGAACAGCTATTATGGAGGAGAGAGTGCATCCATTTCCCCCCTTGAACAGGTCTGTTTTTACACACACCTTCTGAGCAGACATCTGCGTGCACACGCGCTGCCTTTCACTAAGCTTGCACTAATTTAGTCCGTGCTGTTGTTGTGGCGTACAGCTGTACAAGAGGTTTAAGGTTCCACGCCCTGCTGAGCCACTGGGCCGTGGGAAAGAGTGGAACATTGACCTGATTCCCAAATTCTTTCTGGCCAGCGGTGAGCTCATAGTGCTGGTTATCATTATGATTGTGTGACGTCTCATCATTAGTCGAAACACATTGAATGTTTCTTCTACACATGTTTGAATTAGGTGAGCTGGTGAAAATATTGGTGCACACTGAGGTGACTCGATATGTGGATTTTAAAGTCATCCAAGGCAGTTATGTATACAAGGGAGGCAAAGTGCACAAAGTTCCTGGAACAGAAGAGGAAGCGCATGCTTCAGGTGATGAAGACGGCACTTtaagagccccccccaccccccacgctCGTTTCTGAGTCAATTGAACCGTAAGATGCACGTGTGTTTTAGATCTGATGGGGATGTTCGACAGGAGAAGGTTCAGGAAGCTGCTTCTCTTCGCCCTCAACTTTGATGTGAGAAACCCTGGCACCTACCAGGACATGGATCCCAACAGCATGAGCGTGCGAGACCTCTTCAGCCACTTCGACCTGGGACTAGACGCCATGGAGTTCACGGGTCACGCCATCGCCTTACACAGCAGTGACAGGTCAGCCACGCCGTCTCACACAAGAGCCGGTGATCCTCTGAGAATTAACCCGTCTGTTCTCATTCACAATGTCCCGGTGACCCTGCAGTTACCTGGACCAGCCGTTTTTGGAAACTATTAACCGGATCAAGCTGTACTCCGAGTCCCTGTCTCGCCACAGCGCCAGTCCATACATCTACCCTGTGTATGGGATGGGAGAGCTGCCCCAGGGATTCGCCAGGTTGAGGATTGACGGCTGCTATTTGGAACAGCTCTGCGAGATCGTCGTCATGCTTGTTGTTTGACGGGAGCCAACCTTTGTGTTCCAGGCTGAACGCGGAGTACggggggaccttcctgctgaacaGAGCCGTGAATGAGGTCGTGATGGACAACGGCAGAGTGAAGGCTGTGAGGTCTGATGGGAAGGCAAGAGAACACaaagacagatggaggaaataataataacaacaatgtggCATAAAAGTTGAATATTGAGCAGATGTTCAAAAGCAGCTGTTAGCGTAAACACCTTTAAAGGAAAGTCCTTCTAAAATAAAGGGTTTCTCTCTTTGCCCTCcacacagctgttcctctgcaaACAACTCATCTGCGATCCAAAATATGTTCCTAATCGCGTCAGGAAGGTGGGCCGTGTGATCAGAGTCATCTGCTTACTGAATCACCCAGTTAAAAACACCCACGAGGCCCAATCCTGTCAAATCATCATCCCTCATACGCAAGCCAACAGGAAATCAGGTCTTTCTTTCAGCACAAGTGAGCATATTTACCAGATGgaatttgacctttaacccctccTCAATGCAGACATCTACATATCGGTGGTGTCGGGTGCCCACAACGTGGCGGCAGACGGCGTTTACATCGCCACGGTGAGCACCGCGGCAGAAACCGGCAACCCGGAGAGAGAAGTGCAGCCGGCGCTGGAGCTTCTGGAGCCCATCATGCAAAAGTTGGTAACACGTCAGATCAAAATCGACCTCGTcatgttttaaaatgacatttcatgGACGTCTCCTCATCTCAACTCTAGATTCGTGTCAGTCCGGCACCTGCTGGTACCCAACGATGATGGGAAGAGGAGTCAGGTAATGATGTtttctgaagaaaaacaaacacagcttaGTTTTGTTGTCTTCAGCCTTTTCCTGCATCCTCCCCAGATATTTGTGTCCCGCTCGTATGACGCCACGAACCACTTTGAGGCCGAGTGTGAAGACATTAAAGATATGTACCGGCGGATCACAGGAGCCGAGCTCTGCTTCAGGGGGGCGAAAAGACACCAGTCGCACAATTCGGATGAGGACTCCCGATAGAAGGCATCTGGAACAGCTGGAAGGTTGATAATGGCACACATCGGAGGCTGTGTGATGTAAACCTGCCTGTTCCAGATTGACTGAATCCTGTTTGTGATGTGTCCAGTGTAGATGAAGGAGCCACGCGGCAGCGCTGAGGTGTAATAGTCTCATTATGGGTGATATGCTATAGTTCAGAGCCAGATGCAGCTTTGTGCGTTGACCACATTGCCAAAGTGAAATCCTGAGTGACAGTAAAGCTCCTGGAAATCATGACTTCGTACACATGTCAAATGAATTCATCACCATTAAAATAATCAAGGGGATTTTAATGACTATGGATGAGATGGGAAACGCTGgggttttttctgtttgttttaaattccaCCCCGGGATCCGAACCAAGCATGTGTGAGAGCAGGGGTTTAAACTTGATCAGGGTGGACATGTGGCGCACAGACAGATAATTAGATATGAATCACAGTGCTGTGCAGAGGATTTGACTCCCTCCTTTGTGGAGCTTATGTGTGAAGGACAGCGACACTGATCAATGTCATGTTTTTCAGCTGtgcctctggggggggggggggtgagtagGATTAACTGAAGGACAGTCGTCACACTTCACTGAGTGCTGGAACATGTTTAAACAGACACCTTAAATCTGAGTGT
It contains:
- the zgc:112334 gene encoding rab GDP dissociation inhibitor beta isoform X1, which produces MQEYDIIVLGTGIKECILSGLMSLNGKKVLHIDRNSYYGGESASISPLEQLYKRFKVPRPAEPLGRGKEWNIDLIPKFFLASGELVKILVHTEVTRYVDFKVIQGSYVYKGGKVHKVPGTEEEAHASDLMGMFDRRRFRKLLLFALNFDVRNPGTYQDMDPNSMSVRDLFSHFDLGLDAMEFTGHAIALHSSDSYLDQPFLETINRIKLYSESLSRHSASPYIYPVYGMGELPQGFARLNAEYGGTFLLNRAVNEVVMDNGRVKAVRSDGKLFLCKQLICDPKYVPNRVRKVGRVIRVICLLNHPVKNTHEAQSCQIIIPHTQANRKSDIYISVVSGAHNVAADGVYIATVSTAAETGNPEREVQPALELLEPIMQKFVSVRHLLVPNDDGKRSQIFVSRSYDATNHFEAECEDIKDMYRRITGAELCFRGAKRHQSHNSDEDSR
- the zgc:112334 gene encoding rab GDP dissociation inhibitor beta isoform X2; this translates as MSLNGKKVLHIDRNSYYGGESASISPLEQLYKRFKVPRPAEPLGRGKEWNIDLIPKFFLASGELVKILVHTEVTRYVDFKVIQGSYVYKGGKVHKVPGTEEEAHASDLMGMFDRRRFRKLLLFALNFDVRNPGTYQDMDPNSMSVRDLFSHFDLGLDAMEFTGHAIALHSSDSYLDQPFLETINRIKLYSESLSRHSASPYIYPVYGMGELPQGFARLNAEYGGTFLLNRAVNEVVMDNGRVKAVRSDGKLFLCKQLICDPKYVPNRVRKVGRVIRVICLLNHPVKNTHEAQSCQIIIPHTQANRKSDIYISVVSGAHNVAADGVYIATVSTAAETGNPEREVQPALELLEPIMQKFVSVRHLLVPNDDGKRSQIFVSRSYDATNHFEAECEDIKDMYRRITGAELCFRGAKRHQSHNSDEDSR